One part of the Tachysurus fulvidraco isolate hzauxx_2018 chromosome 23, HZAU_PFXX_2.0, whole genome shotgun sequence genome encodes these proteins:
- the c1qtnf12 gene encoding adipolin, whose amino-acid sequence MRLWLLAALAALLWSQCTLLEGAEAKKARKRPKEMPPQHTEVFNTTLSNSEEEDESTKVTESQRVDPHGSWMDFVKRPVGNPAKCRRRKRPLPGPQGPPGPPGPQGPPGAPGAEVTQEVLLKEFKEMIKEATERRSMVDKVSGQSQLPTTLLALEGVASYRRIEEAFHCKLRGPVVVEKKTLTELQNFQTPPAKGAFLRGTGMDQSTGRFTAPITGIYQFSANVHIDHSEVKRSKNQLRARDNVRVLICIESLCHRYTSLEMIVGLESNSKIFTVYVHGLLELQAGQYTSIFVDNAAGASITIQNGSDFMGMLLGV is encoded by the exons ATGCGCCTTTGGCTGCTAGCCGCCTTGGCAGCTCTGCTTTGGAGTCAGTGCACACTCCTGGAAGGGGCTGAGGCCAAAAAAGCGCGCAAAAGGCCAAAAGAGATGCCCCCGCAGCACACAGAGGTGTTCAACACAACACTTTCCAACAGcgaggaggaggatgagagcACAAAG GTCACAGAGAGCCAAAGAGTAGACCCACATGGATCATGGATGGATTTTGTAAAGAGGCCTGTTGGCAACCCAGCAAAATGCCGGAGAAGGAAGCGACCTCTG CCGGGACCTCAGGGACCTCCTGGCCCTCCAGGACCTCAGGGTCCACCAGGGGCCCCTGGTGCAGAGGTCACTCAAGAGGTTTTGTTGAAGGAATTTAAAGAAATGATCAAAG AAGCCACAGAGAGAAGATCGATGGTGGACAAGGTAAGCGGGCAGAGCCAGCTGCCTACAACTCTGCTGGCACTGGAAGGTGTGGCGTCATACAGGAGGATCGAAGAAGCCTTCCACTGTAAGCTCAGAGGTCCTGTCGTGGTAGAGAAGAAGACACTGACTGAGCTGCAGAACTTCCAGACA CCTCCTGCCAAAGGTGCCTTTCTCAGAGGAACAGGGATGGATCAGTCCACTGGTCGATTTACAGCACCCATCACCGGAATTTATCAGTTCTCTGCCAACGTCCATATTG ACCACAGTGAGGTGAAAAGGAGTAAAAACCAACTCAGGGCTCGAGACAACGTGAGAGTCCTAATCTGCATTGAGTCTCTCTGCCATCGATACAC TTCTTTGGAGATGATCGTTGGTTTGGAGAGCAACAGCAAGATATTCACGGTGTACGTTCACGGATTGCTGGAGCTCCAG GCTGGTCAGTACACTTCTATATTCGTGGATAACGCAGCAGGAGCTTCAATCACGATACAGAACGGCTCGGATTTTATGGGCATGCTGTTGGGGGTATAG
- the sdf4 gene encoding 45 kDa calcium-binding protein: MSSTRGVWSGNHWAGFFALFVILIINVQTRPANISIHRNNKHVNGKENENEILPPDHLNGVKMEMDGHLNKDFHQEVFLGKEMEEFEEDSEPRKNRKKLIEIFSKVDFNKDRSVSAKELQSWIMQKTEEHFQEAVKENKVNFRAVDPDGDEHVTWDEYRVKFLASKGFNEKEVAEKIKNNEELKLDEETQEILESLKDRWFQADNPPADQLLNEEEFLSFLHPEHSRGMLKYMVKEIIRDLDQDGDKELTLSEFISLPMGTVENQQGQDIDDDWVRERKKEFEEVIDANHNGIVTMDELEEYMDPMNEYNALNEAKQMIAVADENQNHSLELEEILKYSEYFTGSKFMDYARNVHEEF, from the exons ATGTCCAGTACTAGAGGAGTTTGGTCAGGGAACCACTGGGCAGGGTTCTTTGCCCTTTTTGTGATTTTGATCATCAACGTCCAAACACGGCCCGCAAACATATCAATCCACAGAAACAACAAACATGTAAACGGTAAAGAGAACGAGAACGAGATCCTTCCCCCTGACCACCTAAACGGTGTTAAAATGGAAATGGACGGTCACCTGAACAAGGACTTCCATCAGGAAGTGTTTCTGGGAAAGGAGATGGAGGAGTTCGAAGAAGACTCCGAACCCAGGAAGAACCGCAAGAAATTAATCGAAATTTTTAGCAA agtGGATTTCAACAAGGACAGAAGTGTCAGCGCTAAAGAGCTTCAAAGCTGGATCATGCAGAAAACAGAAGAGCACTTCCAAGAGGCGGTGAAAGAGAACAAAGTTAATTTCCGTGCTGTAGATCCAGATGGAGATG AGCACGTGACATGGGATGAGTACCGGGTGAAGTTTCTGGCCAGCAAAGGCTTCAATGAGAAGGAAGTGGCTGAGAAGATAAAAAATAACGAAGAGCTTAAATTGGATGAGGAGA CCCAGGAGATCTTGGAAAGCCTGAAGGATCGCTGGTTTCAGGCCGATAACCCTCCAGCGGACCAGCTGCTGAACGAGGAGGAGtttctctccttccttcatCCAGAGCACAGCAGAGGCATGCTGAAATACATGGTCAAGGAGATCATCAGAGACCTGG ATCAAGATGGAGACAAAGAACTGACACTGTCAGAGTTCATCTCTCTGCCCATGGGCACGGTGGAGAACCAGCAGGGACAGGATATTGATGATGACTGGGTTcgtgagaggaagaaagagtTTGAGGAGGTCATCGACGCCAACCACAACGGCATTGTCACTATGGACGAGCTCGAG GAATACATGGACCCCATGAATGAGTACAACGCTCTTAACGAAGCCAAACAGATGATCGCTGTTGCTGACGAGAACCAGAACCACAGCTTGGAATTGGAGGAGATCCTCAAATACAGCGAGTACTTTACCGGGAGCAAGTTCATGGACTATGCCCGCAATGTACATGAGGAGTTCTAG